The DNA sequence TAACGCTCAAAACCATAAACAAAGCCTTTCTTCTCATTTTCTGGGGCATATCTCTTTTAAAAACTCTTTGTTTTCTCGGCCCGAAAGTCACTCCGCCGCCTTTCCAAAGAGGAGAACGGATGGAGCCGTGTCGGGCGCGGCCGGTTCCCTTCTGTTGCCAAGGTTTCTTTCCTCCGCCCCTCACTTCGCTTCGGTCTTTGGTATGGGCGATAACCTGCCGGCGATTGCCTTTTTGGATGGTTACTGCCTGATGGACTAAATCCGAATTAAAAGGAACTTCAAATATTTCCTTGGGAAGCAAGGCCTCGCTGACTGCTTTTCCTTCTTGATTATAAACTTTAATTTTCATAAATCTATTCTTTAATTTCCAACAAGGTCCCTCTTCGGCCCGGAACCGCTCCTTTTACGGCTAAAATATTGTTTTCTTTATCTATCTTGGCAATCTTTAAATTTCTTACTGTTATTCTTGCAAACCCCATATGGCCTGCCATTCTTCTACCTTTAATTACGTGCTGGGGATAACGGCAGCCTATTGACCCCAAAGTTCTTGATTCATGTTTTATTCCGTGGGCAAAACCCCTGTCCCTGAATCCCCATCTTTTTACCGCTCCCTGAAAACCCTTTCCCTTTGAAATGCCGGAAATTCTTACCTTGTCTCCTTCTTTAAAAATGGAAAGGTCTATCTCCTGTCCTAATTTTAAATCTTCGTTATTTTTAAATTCTTTTAAATATTTAAATTCTTTTTTGTTTTCGGTTTTTTTAATATTTTTTGTTTTTTTAATGAAACCCAATTGAACGGCCTCGTACCCGTCTTTTTCTTTATTTTTCACTTGCAAAACTTTGCAAGGCCCGGCTTCAATCAGAGTTACGGGAACAACTTCTCCTTTTTCATTGAATATCTGGGACATTTCTAATTTTTGACCAAGAATGAATTTCATAATTTCGAAGCTTTAGCGAAAAATTATATAGTTTCCGCCAAAATTGAACTCTATATATTTATCAACGCAAAACTGGGCTACTAGCCCAGCCTAGACTAGTCTAATAAATTTTAAAAATATCTTATTTTTAAAAAAATTGCATATTTATTAATGAAAAATAGCAATTAAGTTTTCATTTCGATATCCACTCCGGCCGGCATATTTAAATCCCTTAAGGTGTCTATTATTTTCCCCGAAGGGTTTAAAATCTCAATCAATCTTTTGTGGATTCTCATTTCAAATTGCTCTCTGGCATCTTTATGCACAAAAGTAGAACGGTTAACCGTATATTTATGAATTTCGGTCGGCAAAGGAATGGGACCTAAAACTTCTCCTCCGCATCGCAGAATGCTCTCTACGATTTGCTTAGCGCTGTTATCAATAATCTTATGGTCATAAGCTCTAAGCTTAACCCTAAGTTTAGGTCTTTCTCCTTCAATCTCTTTTTCCTTTAATTCTTTTTCAATGACTTTCTTCTTAGAAGTCACGGTATTCTTCTTGGAAATCATCTTTTAGCTTTATCTCGTCTTATTTATTTTATCATATGCCTTTGGGCATATATTCAAGGTTCTGTCTTTGATAAAAGACATGTCCTTACTTTTTTATCTTAGTCACTACTCCGGATCCCACGGTTTTGCCTCCTTCTCTGATGGCAAATCTTTGTAATTCTTGCATGGCTACCGGGGCAATCAACTTGACGCTTACATTGGCCGTATCTCCGGGCATCACCATTTCGGCGCCGGCAGCTAAAGTAACGTCCCCGGTCACATCGGTCGTTCTTACGTAAAACTGGGGCTTATAACCTGTAAAAAACGGAGTATGACGGCCTCCTTCTTCCTTTGTTAAAATATAAACTTCAGCATCGAACTCGGTATGGGGAGTTATGGAACCCGGTTTAGCTAATACCTGCCCTCTCTCAATATCTTCTTTTTTTGTTCCTCTTAACAAAATTCCAACGTTATCTCCGGCTCTCCCTTCGTCCAAAGATTTATTAAACATTTCAACGCTAACTACCGTTGTTTTTTGGGTCGGGCGAATGCCGACTATTTCAACATCTTCTCCGGACTTAATTATTCCTTTTTCAATTCTACCTGTAGCCACTGTCCCTCTTCCGGCAATAGAAAAAACATCCTCAACCGACATCAAAAATGGCTTATCAATTTCTCTTTTGGGTTCAGGAATATAATCATCCAAAGCTTTGGCTAAGTCCAAAATCGGTTTGGCGTCAGGGTCATCGGCTGATTTAACTTCTAAAGCTTTTACAGCAGAACCCCTGATAATCGGAATCTCGTCTCCGGGAAATTCATATTTCTTCAAAAGCTCCCTTACTTCCGATTCCACCAAATTAATAATTTCCGGGTCGTCTACCGCGTCGCATTTATTTAAAAATACCACCAAACAAGGCAAGCCGACTTGGCGGGCCAATAAAATATGTTCTCTGGTTTGAGGCATCGGTCCGTCAGGAGCTGACACCACTAAAATAGCACCATCCATCTGGGCGGCGCCGGT is a window from the Candidatus Nealsonbacteria bacterium genome containing:
- the rplD gene encoding 50S ribosomal protein L4 → MKIKVYNQEGKAVSEALLPKEIFEVPFNSDLVHQAVTIQKGNRRQVIAHTKDRSEVRGGGKKPWQQKGTGRARHGSIRSPLWKGGGVTFGPRKQRVFKRDMPQKMRRKALFMVLSVKAKENFLIVLDKIEIENIKTKTMAEILKKLPCKSESCLISLPKLDKKIVLSARNIPRLKTLEARNLNVLDLLSSKYLILPKESVKMIRETFLK
- the rplC gene encoding 50S ribosomal protein L3, coding for MKFILGQKLEMSQIFNEKGEVVPVTLIEAGPCKVLQVKNKEKDGYEAVQLGFIKKTKNIKKTENKKEFKYLKEFKNNEDLKLGQEIDLSIFKEGDKVRISGISKGKGFQGAVKRWGFRDRGFAHGIKHESRTLGSIGCRYPQHVIKGRRMAGHMGFARITVRNLKIAKIDKENNILAVKGAVPGRRGTLLEIKE
- the rpsJ gene encoding 30S ribosomal protein S10 — translated: MEGERPKLRVKLRAYDHKIIDNSAKQIVESILRCGGEVLGPIPLPTEIHKYTVNRSTFVHKDAREQFEMRIHKRLIEILNPSGKIIDTLRDLNMPAGVDIEMKT
- the tuf gene encoding elongation factor Tu, giving the protein MVEKAKFDRTKPHLNIGTIGHVDHGKTTLTAAILKVLKLKGFKASEKGINEIDSAPEEKARGLTINICHVEYETEKRHYAHIDCPGHADYIKNMITGAAQMDGAILVVSAPDGPMPQTREHILLARQVGLPCLVVFLNKCDAVDDPEIINLVESEVRELLKKYEFPGDEIPIIRGSAVKALEVKSADDPDAKPILDLAKALDDYIPEPKREIDKPFLMSVEDVFSIAGRGTVATGRIEKGIIKSGEDVEIVGIRPTQKTTVVSVEMFNKSLDEGRAGDNVGILLRGTKKEDIERGQVLAKPGSITPHTEFDAEVYILTKEEGGRHTPFFTGYKPQFYVRTTDVTGDVTLAAGAEMVMPGDTANVSVKLIAPVAMQELQRFAIREGGKTVGSGVVTKIKK